GCTAGTTCGAATTGCGATACACGTAGCGCGTTTATTTGCCAATCAAGTGGGGTTTCAAAATGCAGTGGCGATATTTTTGGCATCGTTATTGGCGATGTTGTTTTTGTAGCACTGGTTTCTTTATTTTGTGCAGGCAACGCTAACTTAATCTTATTTACTGCTAAGCGTTCAACGGTCAGTTCACTCTTTTGCGCATTAAGTTGGGTAAAAAACTCAGTGACATCAAGCGCCAACTCGCCTTGGGTAAAACGAAATGATTTTATTGAAAATGTTTTTACCGCTAGCGACATTGGCAGCTCTATTTTGCCAAGTGGCGATTGCGTATCAGGCTCTTGGGTATTTTTACTTGCTGCTAACTCAACCGCAACAGATTGCGCGTTAAACTGCTTCACACATATTGCCGCACAACTATAAAAACGCACATCAAGCTGCGCATTAACTAACGTAAGCGCTAACTGTTCATTTTTATAATTAACGCTAAACTGACCGCCGCGTAACAAAGGATCGTCTTTCATGGAAATAGAAAGATTTGGCACCAGTTTGTTTGCACCATAGACTATCAGTTGATTACCAACACCACTGAATACCAGCGCGACTAATCCAATAAGCAGTACTAACAAAGACCAAAATAGATTACGAAACACGCGTAAAACCGTTTTCGTAAGCGGGGTTTTAGTTACCGTTTCACTCATATTTCTGGCCCTATGGTAATACTAAAGCGACCTGTACGCGTGTCATCAGTAACAGCAAAGGCATAATCAATTCGTACCGGGCCAATTGGCGTTAACCATCGCAAACCAAGGCCTGTACCTACCTGAATTTTATCTTCGAAATCGTTGGTTGCAGTACCAGCGTCAATAAATAACGCGGCCCGCCAATTCGGTAAAAAGCGATAGTTATATTCGGCACTGGTAGTCGCTAAGTACTGCCCACCAACAACTTGATCATTAATTTTTGGTGCCACCGACTCGTAACGATAACCGCGAATGCTTTTATCACCACCAGCAAAAAAGCGCATCGAAATTGGTACATCATTAATATCGTCGGTGATTATGGCGCCTATATTAATGCGGCCAAATAACATATGACGCTCAGCAAAGGTGGTAAGACGTTGACCTAATAGCTGCACTTTTACTAAGTCTGTATCGGATGCGAGGCTTTCACTGGCAAACTCGGTAGAAATTAACAACTGCTCACCCCAATATGGCGTAGTTCCACCTAACGTACGTTTTCTTGCGTAACTAATGCCCGGTAGTACCATATTGCTGTGATAATGCGTGCTGTCTATTTCATAATTTTCGATTTCATACTTTAAAAACGCAGTACGGATCCAATTACTCTCTGTCAGCCATTGTCGTTGTGCTTGCACAGTTGCTTTTCGAGATAGTTTATTATCGTCATAAATATAACCCGCGCCAAAACGCCAAACATCATTATTCGGATCGTTCACCGGAATGGTATAGCTAATACGTGCTTGTGGGTCTACTTGACTGGCTTCAATATTGGTTTCAAGGTAATGGCCATTTTCGCTGATCCATGGTTTAGTCCATTTAAACCGTAACTTTAAACCGTTATCGTCGGTGCTTACACCACCACCGACCTCGAAACTGTTCTCAGGTTTATGCAGCAGTTGTACGATAACCGAGATCTCACCATTTTCACGATTAATAATATCGGGATATACACGCACACTTTTAAAGTAAGGCATGTTTGACAGTTGAATATTAAAATCAGTTACCGTGTTGTTATCATATGGATTGCCAACAACCATTGGATTTAAACGGTGCACCAACTCGTACGCTTTTATTTCTTTATCTAGTACAACAGGGCCAAATTTATAGCGAATTCCCGAATCCACATGTAATCGAATAACCGCGCTGTAAGTACCACGGCGTACTTCAATGGCATGCTTTAACCACTTTGTGTCAAAATAGCCATATTCGAAAAGCACTGAGCTGATCTGGCTTTTTGCTTTTTCATACGCGCTATG
This region of Pseudoalteromonas spongiae UST010723-006 genomic DNA includes:
- a CDS encoding autotransporter assembly complex protein TamA; the protein is MFRSILIFTVLCLFSCSVLASPIVSSITVKTDNDGLKRNVELYLNELKQQSFSPSIIKKAKTLTQNALKPFGYYLPTIDVKAQDDGGQVHLVVNVDAKTVTQISQLDIQIFGDAAKQKEINEQIAKLNLAVGQALNHSAYEKAKSQISSVLFEYGYFDTKWLKHAIEVRRGTYSAVIRLHVDSGIRYKFGPVVLDKEIKAYELVHRLNPMVVGNPYDNNTVTDFNIQLSNMPYFKSVRVYPDIINRENGEISVIVQLLHKPENSFEVGGGVSTDDNGLKLRFKWTKPWISENGHYLETNIEASQVDPQARISYTIPVNDPNNDVWRFGAGYIYDDNKLSRKATVQAQRQWLTESNWIRTAFLKYEIENYEIDSTHYHSNMVLPGISYARKRTLGGTTPYWGEQLLISTEFASESLASDTDLVKVQLLGQRLTTFAERHMLFGRINIGAIITDDINDVPISMRFFAGGDKSIRGYRYESVAPKINDQVVGGQYLATTSAEYNYRFLPNWRAALFIDAGTATNDFEDKIQVGTGLGLRWLTPIGPVRIDYAFAVTDDTRTGRFSITIGPEI